From Geomonas agri, one genomic window encodes:
- a CDS encoding IclR family transcriptional regulator, with amino-acid sequence MQRDKGELSHDELQKAVELLEIVAARGKGCSLSALARQAGITPYRTRLLLALLEDKGLVACAVQSGKYDEGRARKLARTLLQNARNSRVLAPIVRPLLSEHDDDLKVTILKDARPVLEALARRHNEAIYMAIPNGDQVLLLDMVDPPRQERGEPLVGRRFPFFANAAGKVIRAIDSWDLLEQIGRRWRGGKGEHPDLATLRIELEQIREHGVAVECSGMGDGVVTVAVAVRDYAGKVVGALMLIGPSFRLLGDRLEQEIIPSLRLSAELLSARFGYARP; translated from the coding sequence ATGCAAAGGGATAAAGGTGAGCTTTCCCATGACGAGTTGCAAAAAGCTGTCGAGCTCCTGGAGATAGTTGCGGCCAGGGGCAAGGGGTGTTCCTTGTCGGCGCTGGCGCGCCAGGCGGGAATCACGCCGTACCGGACCCGTCTCCTGTTGGCCCTTTTGGAGGACAAGGGGCTGGTGGCGTGTGCGGTCCAGAGTGGGAAATACGACGAGGGGCGCGCCAGGAAATTGGCCCGTACCCTGCTGCAGAACGCCCGCAACAGCAGGGTTCTCGCCCCGATAGTGCGACCGCTCTTGTCGGAGCATGACGACGATCTGAAGGTGACCATCCTGAAGGATGCGCGTCCGGTACTGGAAGCCCTGGCCCGCAGGCACAACGAGGCGATCTACATGGCTATTCCCAACGGCGACCAAGTGCTGCTGCTGGACATGGTCGATCCCCCGCGGCAGGAGAGGGGGGAACCGCTGGTAGGGAGGCGCTTTCCCTTCTTTGCCAATGCTGCCGGCAAGGTGATACGCGCCATCGACTCGTGGGACTTGTTGGAGCAGATCGGTCGGAGGTGGCGCGGCGGCAAGGGAGAGCACCCGGACCTCGCCACGTTGCGGATCGAGCTGGAGCAGATCAGGGAGCACGGGGTCGCGGTGGAGTGCAGCGGCATGGGGGACGGTGTGGTCACCGTGGCGGTGGCGGTCAGGGACTACGCGGGCAAGGTGGTGGGAGCCCTGATGCTGATCGGGCCGTCGTTTAGGCTGCTGGGGGACCGGCTGGAGCAGGAGATCATCCCTTCGCTGCGCCTGAGCGCGGAGCTCCTCTCCGCCAGGTTCGGCTACGCCCGCCCCTGA
- a CDS encoding DUF485 domain-containing protein, with amino-acid sequence MSEKSQWEAIANHSKFIELKRRKRNFLFSWWIISTIYYLLLPVISGYFPEAFRVKVIGPINFGYLFILSQFVMAIGVAVYYAHTANKTFDRLTKQLLEALQ; translated from the coding sequence ATGTCGGAAAAATCGCAATGGGAAGCAATCGCCAACCACAGCAAGTTCATCGAGCTCAAGCGCAGGAAACGGAACTTCCTCTTCAGCTGGTGGATCATCTCGACCATCTACTACCTCCTGCTCCCGGTCATCTCCGGCTACTTCCCCGAGGCCTTCCGGGTGAAGGTGATCGGACCCATCAACTTCGGCTACCTCTTCATCCTGTCCCAGTTCGTCATGGCCATCGGCGTGGCGGTCTACTACGCCCACACGGCCAACAAGACTTTCGACCGGCTCACGAAACAACTCCTGGAAGCGCTGCAATAG
- a CDS encoding solute symporter family protein — protein MKKRIAALTVALSLSMFGAAAVCAQAPAAAAAPQATAPATAAPAQAAAPAANAAAKAVATPAKGGAAPAKITPNRGITIGMFALIIAVTMGVVVWAAKKTQTASDFYTAGGGITGFQNGWAIAGDYMSAASFLGMSGLISLYGIDGFMYAVGPMFSFIAILLVIAEPCRNAGKYTLGDILSFRSSPKVVRGVAALSTVTVSIFYLIAQMVGAGKLMQMLLNIPYRISVIGVGALMVAYVVFGGMKATTWVQIIKASLLMGATTVLCLLVAIKAGFNPVGFFTDVVSNSAIQEHVRMNVLKDVIAKPGVDYGQRFLEPGLFLKNPLDQISLGLAWALGAAGLPHILMRFFTVPSAKDARKSIIVALFLNSSFFFMISVIGFGAALYLTPQAISAVDKGGNMATLLLAQHMGGGPGSLGGDIFLAFICAVAFATILAVVSGLVLAASAAIAHDVYVNIIKDGKADQQLQVKVARITSLFVGTSAIVMGLMAEKENVVALVALAFAVAASGNFPVIMLSLFWRKFNTAGIVSGLVVGTISALVLVMVSPVMTYPKKIAADAKKVVETLEKKQAGGAVLAEKELQALEKSRTEYVKNKDGKSMVGLDAPIFPLKNPGIVSVPLGFLAAVFGCLLFRERRAEEMFDEIDVRQNTGIGIASASDH, from the coding sequence ATGAAAAAGAGGATCGCCGCTTTAACCGTAGCACTGTCGCTATCGATGTTCGGCGCGGCCGCCGTGTGCGCCCAAGCGCCCGCCGCCGCTGCCGCTCCTCAGGCCACCGCTCCCGCCACCGCTGCACCTGCCCAGGCAGCGGCACCCGCTGCCAACGCCGCCGCCAAGGCCGTGGCCACGCCGGCCAAGGGGGGCGCCGCACCGGCCAAGATCACTCCCAACCGCGGCATCACCATCGGCATGTTCGCGCTGATCATCGCGGTCACCATGGGGGTCGTGGTCTGGGCCGCCAAGAAGACGCAGACCGCCTCGGACTTCTACACCGCCGGCGGCGGCATCACCGGCTTCCAGAACGGCTGGGCCATCGCCGGCGACTACATGTCGGCCGCCTCGTTCCTGGGGATGTCTGGTCTTATCTCGCTCTACGGCATCGACGGCTTCATGTATGCGGTGGGACCGATGTTCTCCTTCATCGCCATCCTGCTGGTCATCGCCGAGCCCTGCCGCAACGCAGGTAAATACACTCTGGGCGACATCCTCTCTTTTAGGAGTTCGCCCAAGGTGGTGCGCGGAGTCGCGGCACTCTCCACGGTTACTGTCTCCATCTTCTACCTGATCGCCCAGATGGTGGGCGCCGGTAAGCTGATGCAGATGCTCCTGAACATCCCGTACCGCATCTCCGTGATCGGCGTCGGCGCGCTGATGGTCGCCTACGTCGTCTTCGGCGGCATGAAGGCCACCACCTGGGTGCAGATCATCAAGGCATCGCTCCTTATGGGTGCGACAACCGTCCTCTGCCTGCTGGTCGCCATCAAGGCAGGCTTCAACCCGGTCGGCTTCTTCACCGACGTCGTCAGTAACAGCGCAATCCAGGAGCACGTGCGCATGAACGTGCTGAAGGACGTGATCGCCAAGCCTGGCGTCGACTACGGGCAGAGGTTCCTGGAGCCCGGCCTGTTCCTGAAAAATCCCCTGGACCAGATCTCGCTCGGCCTCGCCTGGGCGCTGGGTGCTGCCGGCCTGCCGCACATCCTGATGCGCTTCTTCACCGTCCCCAGCGCGAAGGATGCGCGCAAGTCCATCATCGTGGCCCTGTTCCTCAACTCCAGTTTCTTCTTCATGATCAGCGTGATCGGCTTTGGCGCCGCGCTCTACCTCACCCCGCAGGCGATCTCCGCCGTGGACAAGGGTGGCAACATGGCGACCTTGCTGCTGGCCCAGCACATGGGCGGTGGCCCGGGGAGCCTCGGCGGCGACATCTTCCTCGCCTTCATCTGCGCGGTCGCCTTCGCGACCATCCTCGCCGTGGTCTCCGGCCTGGTGCTGGCGGCCTCCGCGGCCATCGCCCACGACGTCTACGTCAACATCATCAAGGACGGCAAGGCGGATCAGCAGCTGCAGGTGAAGGTGGCACGCATCACCTCGCTGTTCGTGGGAACCTCGGCAATCGTCATGGGACTCATGGCTGAGAAGGAGAACGTGGTGGCCCTGGTGGCGCTCGCTTTCGCGGTTGCCGCTTCCGGGAACTTCCCGGTCATCATGCTGTCCCTGTTCTGGCGCAAGTTCAACACGGCGGGGATCGTTTCCGGCCTCGTGGTTGGCACCATCTCCGCCCTGGTGCTGGTCATGGTCTCGCCGGTGATGACCTATCCCAAGAAGATCGCCGCCGACGCCAAGAAGGTGGTGGAGACCCTGGAGAAGAAGCAGGCCGGCGGCGCGGTACTTGCCGAGAAGGAGCTGCAGGCCCTGGAGAAATCGCGGACGGAGTACGTGAAGAACAAGGACGGCAAGTCCATGGTGGGGCTGGACGCGCCGATCTTCCCGCTCAAGAACCCGGGTATCGTGTCGGTTCCGCTGGGCTTCCTGGCCGCCGTCTTCGGCTGTCTGCTCTTTAGAGAACGCCGCGCCGAGGAGATGTTCGACGAGATCGACGTGCGCCAGAACACCGGCATCGGCATCGCCAGCGCGTCGGACCACTAG
- a CDS encoding DUF6125 family protein, translating to MTHANNLQQIPAVVQPAGDEGIQLLYALSKEELVRIIVDDAKNWLAHDGVWFQSLEQKYGMDVAVDIDTDAWRLFTVIEAKRIMERLSMKPGGGIPALVECLKHRFYARLNLQECIEVSDTRAVFRMIDCRVQSARKRKGLPDHPCKSVGIVEYSEFARTIDPRITTRCLACPPDPHPEEFWCAWEFTLKTD from the coding sequence GTGACACACGCAAACAACCTGCAACAGATCCCAGCCGTGGTGCAGCCGGCGGGAGATGAGGGGATCCAGCTCCTCTACGCGCTCAGCAAGGAGGAGCTGGTCAGGATCATCGTCGATGACGCCAAGAACTGGCTCGCCCACGATGGGGTCTGGTTCCAGTCGCTGGAGCAAAAATACGGCATGGACGTGGCGGTGGACATCGACACCGACGCCTGGCGGCTCTTCACGGTCATCGAGGCCAAGAGGATCATGGAGCGGCTCTCCATGAAACCCGGTGGCGGCATCCCGGCACTGGTGGAGTGCCTCAAGCACCGCTTCTACGCCCGCCTTAATCTCCAGGAGTGCATCGAGGTGAGCGATACCCGGGCGGTGTTCCGGATGATCGACTGCCGGGTGCAGTCCGCCCGGAAGCGCAAGGGGCTCCCGGACCACCCGTGCAAGTCGGTGGGGATCGTCGAGTATTCCGAGTTCGCCCGGACCATCGATCCGCGCATCACGACCCGTTGTCTTGCCTGCCCTCCCGATCCGCACCCCGAAGAGTTCTGGTGCGCCTGGGAGTTCACCTTGAAAACCGACTAG
- the icmF gene encoding fused isobutyryl-CoA mutase/GTPase IcmF — protein sequence MHIAAAEPYRSRHKVRFVTATSLFDGHDAATNIIRRMLQASGAEVIHLGHNRSVDAIVTAAIQEDAQGIAVSCYQGGHVPFFKYICDLLRERGADHIKVFGGGGGVIVPEEVREIEAYGVSKIFSPEDGRRMGLQGMINHMLELCDFTPERDTDREIERLKERDIRAVNTLITLAEQAVHDQSEGYGAVRDRIRAMGRDVPVVGVTGTGGAGKSSLTDELVRRFIRDFPEKSVAILAVDPSRQRTGGALLGDRIRMNSINSDRIYMRSLATRDSRSELSAAIRDALDVVRASGFDLVIVETSGIGQGDAGVVEICDVSLYVMTCEFGAPTQLEKIDMLDFADLVALNKFERKGAEDALRNVRKQYRRNRNLFEIPDTELPVYGTIASQFNDPGTNVLYRALLDRVNEKKDVGWSSRLEVKERESLKQYIIPPDRVHYLGEIVHAVRGYRKDVEEQASVARTLFQLSGAKAQVKGEGTVAELEQLIGTFSAKLQEEPRRIIDGWKSLKDCYRQDVQVTKVRDKEICTELYTTSLSGTKIPKVCLPDYQDWGEIVKWSMKENLPGFFPFTAGVFPFKRAEEDPKRQFAGEGTPERTNRRFHYLCQDDGAKRLSTAFDSVTLYGEDPDYPPDIYGKVGESGVSICTVEDMEKLYAGFDLCAPSTSVSITINGPAPIMLAFFFNAAVRQQLAQFKSTQGREPSADEFAQLKARTLQTVRGTVQADILKEDQGQNTCIFSTEFALRMMGDIQQYFIEQQVRNYYSVSISGYHIAEAGANPISQLAFTLSNGFTYVEYYLSRGMHIDDFAPNLSFFFSNGLDPEYTVIGRVARRIWAVVMREKYGANDRSQKLKYHIQTSGRSLHAQEMDFNDIRTTLQALMALYDNCNSLHTNAYDEAVTTPSEESVRRAMAVQMIITKELGLAKNENPLQGAFIIDELTDLVEEAVLAEFERIDQRGGVLGAMETQYQRSKIQDESMLYEARKHSGELPIVGVNTFLNPRAGEEGYQIPGELARATVEEKEQQINNLRTFQERHKDEAPLALKRLQETAVAGGNIFAELMETVQCASLGQITRALYEVGGEYRRNM from the coding sequence ATGCACATAGCCGCTGCGGAGCCTTATCGCTCCAGACACAAGGTACGATTCGTCACCGCGACCAGTCTCTTCGACGGGCACGATGCCGCCACCAACATCATCAGGCGGATGCTCCAGGCCTCGGGCGCCGAGGTGATCCACCTGGGACACAACCGCTCCGTGGACGCCATCGTCACTGCCGCCATCCAGGAGGACGCCCAGGGGATCGCGGTGAGCTGCTACCAGGGGGGGCATGTCCCGTTCTTCAAATACATCTGCGACCTGCTCCGGGAACGCGGTGCCGACCACATCAAGGTCTTCGGAGGTGGTGGCGGTGTCATTGTTCCTGAGGAGGTTCGGGAGATCGAGGCCTACGGCGTAAGCAAGATCTTCTCTCCCGAGGACGGCAGGCGCATGGGCCTCCAGGGGATGATCAACCACATGCTGGAGCTGTGCGACTTTACCCCCGAGCGCGATACGGACCGGGAGATCGAGCGGCTCAAGGAGCGGGACATTCGCGCCGTCAACACGCTTATCACCTTGGCCGAGCAGGCGGTCCACGACCAGAGCGAGGGGTACGGGGCGGTGCGGGACCGGATCAGGGCCATGGGGCGCGACGTCCCGGTGGTCGGGGTGACCGGGACCGGCGGCGCGGGCAAAAGCTCGCTCACCGACGAACTGGTGCGTCGCTTCATCAGGGACTTCCCCGAGAAGAGCGTGGCGATCCTGGCGGTGGACCCGTCCCGGCAGCGTACCGGTGGGGCGCTTTTGGGCGACCGGATCCGGATGAACTCGATCAACAGCGATCGGATCTACATGCGCTCCCTGGCCACCCGCGATTCGCGCTCCGAACTTTCCGCTGCGATACGCGATGCCCTCGACGTGGTGCGCGCCTCCGGCTTCGACCTGGTCATCGTGGAAACGTCGGGGATCGGGCAGGGGGATGCCGGGGTGGTGGAGATCTGCGACGTGTCGCTCTACGTGATGACCTGCGAGTTCGGCGCCCCCACCCAGCTGGAAAAGATCGACATGCTCGATTTCGCCGACCTGGTGGCGCTGAACAAGTTCGAACGCAAGGGGGCCGAGGACGCGCTGCGCAACGTGCGCAAGCAGTACCGCCGTAACCGGAACCTGTTCGAGATACCCGACACCGAACTCCCGGTCTACGGCACCATCGCCTCGCAGTTCAACGACCCCGGCACCAACGTGCTGTACCGCGCCCTGCTGGATAGGGTTAACGAGAAGAAGGACGTGGGGTGGAGCTCACGCCTGGAGGTCAAAGAGCGCGAGAGCCTGAAGCAGTACATCATCCCGCCGGACCGGGTCCACTACCTGGGCGAGATCGTGCATGCCGTGCGCGGCTACCGCAAGGATGTGGAAGAGCAGGCGTCTGTGGCGCGCACCCTGTTCCAGCTCTCGGGCGCCAAGGCCCAGGTGAAGGGGGAGGGGACGGTCGCGGAACTGGAGCAGCTGATCGGGACCTTCTCCGCGAAACTGCAGGAGGAGCCGCGGCGCATCATCGACGGCTGGAAATCGCTCAAGGATTGCTACCGCCAGGACGTCCAGGTCACCAAGGTGCGCGACAAGGAGATCTGCACCGAGCTCTACACCACGTCGCTTTCCGGAACGAAGATTCCCAAGGTCTGCCTCCCCGACTACCAGGACTGGGGCGAGATCGTCAAGTGGTCCATGAAGGAGAACCTTCCCGGCTTCTTCCCGTTTACCGCGGGCGTCTTCCCCTTCAAGCGGGCCGAGGAGGATCCCAAGCGGCAGTTCGCCGGCGAGGGGACCCCGGAACGGACCAACAGGCGCTTCCACTACCTGTGCCAGGACGACGGCGCCAAGCGCCTCTCCACCGCCTTTGACAGCGTCACCCTGTACGGCGAGGACCCGGATTACCCGCCCGACATCTACGGCAAGGTGGGGGAAAGCGGGGTCTCCATCTGCACCGTCGAGGACATGGAGAAGCTCTACGCCGGCTTCGATCTCTGCGCCCCCTCGACCAGCGTCTCGATCACCATCAACGGACCGGCGCCGATCATGCTCGCTTTCTTCTTCAACGCGGCCGTCAGGCAGCAGTTGGCGCAGTTCAAGAGCACGCAGGGGCGCGAGCCGTCGGCGGATGAATTCGCCCAATTGAAGGCGCGCACCCTGCAGACCGTGCGTGGCACCGTGCAGGCCGATATCCTCAAGGAAGACCAGGGACAGAACACCTGCATCTTCTCGACGGAGTTCGCGCTCAGGATGATGGGCGACATCCAGCAGTACTTCATCGAGCAGCAGGTGCGCAATTACTACTCGGTCTCTATCAGCGGCTACCACATCGCCGAGGCCGGGGCCAATCCGATTTCGCAGCTTGCCTTCACCCTGTCCAACGGCTTCACCTACGTCGAGTACTACCTGTCACGCGGCATGCACATCGACGACTTCGCGCCCAACCTCTCGTTCTTCTTCAGCAACGGCCTCGATCCCGAGTACACGGTGATCGGCCGGGTGGCGCGGCGTATCTGGGCGGTAGTGATGCGCGAGAAGTACGGCGCCAACGACCGCAGCCAGAAATTGAAGTACCACATTCAGACCAGCGGACGGTCGCTGCACGCCCAGGAGATGGATTTCAACGACATCCGCACCACGCTGCAGGCCCTGATGGCCCTCTACGACAACTGCAACTCGCTGCACACCAATGCCTACGACGAGGCGGTGACCACCCCGTCGGAGGAGTCGGTGCGCCGGGCCATGGCGGTGCAGATGATCATCACCAAGGAACTGGGCCTCGCCAAGAACGAGAACCCGCTGCAGGGCGCCTTCATCATTGACGAGCTGACCGACCTGGTGGAGGAGGCGGTCCTCGCCGAGTTCGAGCGGATCGACCAGCGTGGCGGCGTGCTGGGCGCCATGGAGACCCAGTACCAGCGCAGCAAGATCCAGGACGAGTCCATGCTCTACGAGGCACGCAAGCACTCCGGTGAGCTCCCCATCGTCGGCGTGAACACCTTCCTCAACCCGCGCGCCGGCGAAGAGGGATACCAGATCCCCGGCGAACTGGCGCGCGCCACCGTAGAGGAGAAGGAGCAGCAGATCAATAACCTGCGCACCTTCCAGGAACGGCACAAGGACGAGGCTCCGCTTGCCCTGAAACGCCTCCAGGAGACGGCGGTGGCCGGCGGCAACATCTTTGCCGAGCTGATGGAAACGGTGCAGTGCGCCTCGCTGGGGCAGATCACCAGGGCTCTCTACGAGGTAGGAGGCGAGTACCGCCGCAACATGTAG
- a CDS encoding nitroreductase family protein, translating into MDVFQAINDRRSIRKYRDTPVEWDKVSQVLDAGRLAPSWKNMQCWRFLVLSAGEKRNALLDAFPDDNPGKKALSQAPLTIVVCADPAESGVENGIEYYVADTAIAFEHICLAAHGLGLGTCWMGLFDEPTLKQSLGIPGGIRVVGVTPLGYPDQEPKARPRKELSEIAYHNNWGSAC; encoded by the coding sequence ATGGACGTGTTCCAAGCGATAAACGATAGAAGAAGCATCCGCAAATACCGGGATACCCCGGTCGAGTGGGACAAGGTGAGCCAAGTGCTCGATGCTGGGCGTCTGGCGCCCTCCTGGAAGAACATGCAGTGTTGGCGATTCCTGGTGCTCTCGGCGGGAGAGAAGCGCAACGCCCTGCTGGACGCTTTCCCCGACGACAACCCCGGCAAAAAAGCCCTGTCCCAGGCCCCTCTGACCATCGTGGTCTGCGCCGATCCGGCAGAATCAGGGGTCGAGAACGGCATCGAGTACTACGTGGCCGACACGGCCATCGCCTTCGAGCATATCTGCCTGGCGGCGCATGGCCTGGGACTTGGCACCTGCTGGATGGGGCTTTTTGACGAGCCTACCCTGAAGCAATCGCTCGGCATACCGGGCGGGATTCGGGTGGTCGGGGTGACGCCGCTGGGGTACCCGGACCAGGAGCCCAAGGCGCGGCCGCGCAAGGAGCTTTCGGAGATCGCCTATCATAACAACTGGGGGAGCGCATGCTGA
- a CDS encoding M24 family metallopeptidase, with product MLTKTEAEQRIARLQDGLRQQGLDGALFIYPIDIYYFSGTRQNSALFVPAEGKPRLMVRKSYFRAQAESVIDDTRPFPSSKEFASLFPPTLKRVGFTFDVAPVQQYQYYAKLLPGVEFVDISTLNRELRSVKSQLELERMRESGSRLCGVFKEVPGFLKEGMRELDLAAEFEYRLRKAGGEGYVRMRAYNQELFQGLAVSAGAGNPGFFDGAVTGRGLSNASPHGASTDAIAANVPVLVDYTGVFNGYIVDMTRMFVVGRLAPELERAFATSLRIQQHLAENLKPGAVCEDLFAQAVEIAESAGLGRNFMGAPGENAKFVGHGVGLELDEFPVLAQGFKSQLREGQTVAIEPKFVLPGLGVIGIENTFAVAPEGGVKITDLPDDIVFV from the coding sequence ATGCTGACCAAGACCGAAGCGGAACAGAGGATAGCCCGGCTGCAGGACGGGCTGAGGCAGCAAGGCCTCGACGGCGCCCTGTTCATCTATCCCATCGACATCTATTACTTTTCCGGCACGCGACAGAACTCGGCGCTCTTTGTTCCCGCCGAGGGAAAGCCGCGCCTGATGGTGCGCAAGAGCTACTTCCGGGCCCAGGCCGAAAGTGTCATCGACGACACGCGCCCGTTCCCCTCCAGCAAGGAGTTCGCGTCCCTGTTCCCGCCCACGCTGAAGCGGGTCGGCTTCACCTTCGACGTGGCGCCGGTGCAGCAATACCAGTACTACGCGAAGCTCCTGCCGGGTGTTGAGTTCGTGGACATCTCCACGCTGAACCGGGAGCTGCGCAGCGTGAAGTCGCAACTCGAACTGGAGCGGATGCGCGAAAGCGGCTCGCGGCTGTGCGGCGTCTTCAAGGAGGTGCCCGGTTTCCTGAAAGAGGGGATGCGCGAGCTGGACCTCGCCGCCGAGTTCGAGTACCGGCTGCGCAAGGCGGGTGGCGAAGGGTACGTGCGCATGCGTGCCTACAACCAGGAACTGTTCCAGGGACTCGCCGTCAGCGCCGGTGCAGGTAATCCCGGATTCTTCGACGGCGCGGTCACCGGCCGGGGACTCTCCAACGCCTCACCCCACGGCGCCTCGACCGACGCCATCGCCGCCAACGTCCCTGTACTGGTCGACTACACCGGTGTCTTCAACGGCTACATCGTGGATATGACCCGCATGTTCGTGGTGGGGCGGCTCGCGCCGGAACTGGAGCGCGCCTTCGCCACCTCGCTGCGGATCCAGCAACACCTGGCCGAGAACCTGAAGCCGGGTGCGGTCTGCGAGGACCTGTTCGCCCAGGCTGTCGAAATAGCCGAGAGTGCAGGGCTCGGGCGCAACTTCATGGGGGCGCCGGGTGAGAACGCCAAGTTCGTCGGACACGGCGTTGGGCTCGAGCTGGACGAGTTCCCCGTCTTGGCCCAGGGATTCAAGTCGCAACTTCGGGAAGGGCAGACGGTTGCCATCGAACCGAAGTTCGTGCTGCCCGGTCTCGGTGTTATAGGTATCGAAAACACGTTTGCCGTGGCACCGGAGGGTGGGGTGAAAATCACCGATTTGCCGGACGATATCGTCTTTGTGTAA
- a CDS encoding thiolase family protein produces the protein MQDVFVVESLRTPFGSFGGSLSDVEAPVLGGTVIKALLERADLNPAQVDEVIAGQVLGAGVGQAPARQAMRFAGIPDTAHALTINKVCGSGLKSIMLGAGSIMLGESDVVVAGGMENMSLAPFVLKKARYGYRMGHGELTDLMIYDGLQDPYSGRHMGDIAEEAASRHALSREAQDQFTVRSYTRAQEAVRGGIFKDEIVPVLKKGRGGEVTIGEDEEPFKVDFAKLTGLKPVFRKDGTITAANASTINDGAAFSLLAGTDAVKRFNLKPRARIVAHATCSLHPERYTEAPVGAIEVACAKAGLTTKDIDLFEINEAFAIVAMIAIKDLGLDPDKVNVNGGACAIGHPIGASGGRLAATLVRELHRRQARYGLATLCIGGGEAVAVVFERV, from the coding sequence ATGCAAGACGTCTTCGTAGTGGAATCGCTGAGAACCCCATTTGGCTCCTTTGGCGGCTCGTTGTCGGACGTTGAGGCACCCGTGCTGGGGGGAACCGTGATCAAGGCGCTCCTGGAGCGGGCCGACCTGAACCCGGCCCAGGTTGACGAGGTCATCGCCGGCCAGGTTCTCGGCGCCGGAGTAGGGCAGGCCCCCGCCCGCCAGGCCATGCGCTTTGCCGGCATACCGGATACCGCCCACGCCCTCACCATCAACAAGGTCTGCGGCAGCGGCTTGAAGTCGATCATGCTCGGCGCAGGTTCCATCATGCTGGGTGAATCCGACGTGGTGGTCGCGGGAGGGATGGAGAACATGTCGCTCGCCCCCTTCGTCCTCAAGAAAGCGCGCTACGGCTACCGCATGGGACACGGCGAACTGACCGACCTGATGATCTACGACGGCTTGCAGGATCCCTATTCCGGTCGGCACATGGGCGACATCGCCGAAGAGGCGGCATCGCGGCACGCCCTTTCCCGCGAGGCCCAAGACCAGTTCACCGTGCGCTCCTACACCCGGGCGCAGGAGGCGGTCCGCGGCGGCATCTTCAAAGATGAGATCGTGCCGGTGCTGAAAAAAGGGCGCGGCGGCGAGGTTACGATCGGTGAGGACGAGGAGCCGTTCAAGGTCGACTTCGCCAAGCTGACCGGTTTGAAGCCGGTGTTCCGGAAGGACGGCACCATCACTGCCGCCAACGCCTCCACCATCAACGACGGTGCGGCCTTCTCCCTTCTCGCCGGCACCGACGCGGTGAAGCGCTTCAACCTGAAACCCCGCGCGCGCATCGTCGCCCATGCTACCTGCAGCCTCCATCCCGAGCGCTACACCGAGGCGCCGGTCGGGGCCATCGAGGTCGCCTGCGCCAAGGCGGGACTGACGACCAAAGACATCGATCTTTTCGAGATCAACGAAGCCTTCGCCATCGTGGCCATGATCGCCATCAAGGACCTTGGTCTGGACCCGGACAAGGTGAACGTGAACGGCGGCGCCTGCGCCATCGGCCATCCCATCGGCGCCAGCGGCGGCAGGCTGGCCGCGACGCTGGTGCGCGAACTGCACCGGCGCCAGGCCCGCTACGGGCTCGCCACCCTCTGCATCGGCGGAGGCGAGGCGGTCGCGGTAGTATTCGAAAGGGTCTGA